In Papaver somniferum cultivar HN1 chromosome 1, ASM357369v1, whole genome shotgun sequence, a genomic segment contains:
- the LOC113352199 gene encoding NDR1/HIN1-like protein 26: protein MVTAETSREISFANTEREFSFADREPTREFSFANRKPKFCLFIAAIILLPGLIFILVWFTLHPFQPHYSLEKFYVPALDKDSDDIRIMNPTTISFQLRFWHGNRHKSIYYDDLNITLSYHRNSSSLPIGNVSIPEFHQRYLQIKHRDETVQTFGVPWEDARMEVSNGKTALFRVDLDTKIRYKNGLWKAGRHELKLGTDVHVNDHGTMKNSLRLSDATVHVNCIHLSIVALSVFILPMLL, encoded by the coding sequence ATGGTGACTGCTGAGACTAGTCGAGAAATTTCCTTCGCAAATACAGAACGAGAATTCTCATTTGCAGATAGAGAACCTACTCGAGAATTTTCATTTGCAAATAGAAAACCCAAGTTTTGCTTATTCATTGCAGCAATTATATTACTTCCAGGTTTAATTTTCATCCTCGTATGGTTTACTTTACATCCGTTTCAACCCCATTATTCACTCGAGAAATTTTATGTTCCTGCCCTAGACAAAGACTCCGATGACATCCGAATCATGAATCCCACGACCATATCATTTCAACTCAGATTCTGGCACGGAAACAGACACAAGAGTATTTACTATGATGACCTTAACATAACTCTTTCTTACCATCGGAATAGCTCAAGTTTGCCAATTGGAAATGTTTCTATACCCGAATTTCATCAAAGGTATTTGCAAATAAAACATCGTGACGAGACAGTTCAAACTTTTGGGGTACCGTGGGAAGATGCTAGAATGGAGGTTTCAAATGGGAAGACCGCATTATTCCGAGTCGATTTGGATACGAAGATTAGGTATAAGAATGGGTTGTGGAAGGCAGGACGGCACGAGTTAAAATTAGGAACTGATGTTCATGTCAATGATCATGGAACGATGAAGAACAGTTTGAGATTATCGGATGCTACTGTGCACGTTAACTGCATTCATCTGAGTATTGTTGCATTATCAGTTTTTATTCTACCTATGCTGCTTTAG
- the LOC113333438 gene encoding probable UDP-3-O-acylglucosamine N-acyltransferase 2, mitochondrial isoform X1: MAIVVKIKNITGSIARVGARYSVRNFSDDQTNSRVSRSEDCTQSEFRKWGNGGGFIHKSAQIDPTALIEIGAVVHPKSVLGANVHIQSGAVIGPAVTIGHSTKVGYNTALSNCSIGDSCIIRNGACIGQDGFGFFVDDQGNMLKKPQELHARIGNHVEIGANTCIDRGSWRDTSIGDHTKIDNLVQVGCSCHFFLFTYYTSMTYFNVQIGHNAVIGKSCMLCGQAGIAGSVTMGDYVTLGGKVAIRDHVSISSKVRLAANSCVTKDIREPGDYGGFPAVPVREWRRQVASQRLNLKKGDSQEI; the protein is encoded by the exons ATGGCAATCGTAGTAAAGATTAAGAATATTACTGGATCTATAGCTAGGGTTGGTGCTAGATATAGCGTAAGAAATTTTTCAGATGACCAGACCAACTCAAGGGTTTCGAGATCAGAAGACTGTACCCAGTCGGAATTCAGGAAATGGGGTAATGGTGGTGGTTTTATACATAAATCGGCTCAAATTGATCCAACTGCACTCATTGAAATAGGTGCTGTGGTACATCCGAAGTCTGTACTTGGTGCAAATGTTCATATTCAATCAGGAGCTGTTATAGGTCCTGCCGTTACCATTGGGCATTCGACTAAAGTTGG GTATAACACTGCACTTAGTAATTGCTCAATAGGTGATTCATGTATCATCCGCAATGGCGCATGCATAGGTCAAGATG GGTTTGGATTTTTTGTGGATGACCAGGGGAACATGTTGAAGAAACCCCAA GAGCTGCATGCAAGGATAGGAAACCACGTGGAGATTGGTGCTAATACATGCATAGACAGGGGTAG TTGGAGAGATACCAGTATCGGGGACCATACCAAGATAGATAACTTAGTCCAGGTAGGTTGCTCTTGTCACTTTTTTTTGTTTACTTATTATACTAGTATGACCTACTTCAATGTGCAGATAGGTCACAATGCTGTTATAGGAAAGTCCTGCATGCTTTGTGGACAAGCCGGAATTGCAGGTTCTGTGAC GATGGGAGACTATGTTACTTTGGGAGGCAAGGTAGCAATCCGAGATCATGTTTCCATTTCGTCAAAG GTTCGGCTTGCTGCTAACAGCTGTGTCACTAAAGACATCAGAGAGCCAGGCGACTATGGCGGCTTCCCTGCA GTCCCAGTCCGTGAATGGCGCCGACAAGTTGCCAGCCAGCGCCTGAATCTCAAGAAAGGGGATTCCCAAGAGATTTGA
- the LOC113333438 gene encoding probable UDP-3-O-acylglucosamine N-acyltransferase 2, mitochondrial isoform X2: MAIVVKIKNITGSIARVGARYSVRNFSDDQTNSRVSRSEDCTQSEFRKWGNGGGFIHKSAQIDPTALIEIGAVVHPKSVLGANVHIQSGAVIGPAVTIGHSTKVGYNTALSNCSIGDSCIIRNGACIGQDGFGFFVDDQGNMLKKPQELHARIGNHVEIGANTCIDRGSWRDTSIGDHTKIDNLVQIGHNAVIGKSCMLCGQAGIAGSVTMGDYVTLGGKVAIRDHVSISSKVRLAANSCVTKDIREPGDYGGFPAVPVREWRRQVASQRLNLKKGDSQEI; encoded by the exons ATGGCAATCGTAGTAAAGATTAAGAATATTACTGGATCTATAGCTAGGGTTGGTGCTAGATATAGCGTAAGAAATTTTTCAGATGACCAGACCAACTCAAGGGTTTCGAGATCAGAAGACTGTACCCAGTCGGAATTCAGGAAATGGGGTAATGGTGGTGGTTTTATACATAAATCGGCTCAAATTGATCCAACTGCACTCATTGAAATAGGTGCTGTGGTACATCCGAAGTCTGTACTTGGTGCAAATGTTCATATTCAATCAGGAGCTGTTATAGGTCCTGCCGTTACCATTGGGCATTCGACTAAAGTTGG GTATAACACTGCACTTAGTAATTGCTCAATAGGTGATTCATGTATCATCCGCAATGGCGCATGCATAGGTCAAGATG GGTTTGGATTTTTTGTGGATGACCAGGGGAACATGTTGAAGAAACCCCAA GAGCTGCATGCAAGGATAGGAAACCACGTGGAGATTGGTGCTAATACATGCATAGACAGGGGTAG TTGGAGAGATACCAGTATCGGGGACCATACCAAGATAGATAACTTAGTCCAG ATAGGTCACAATGCTGTTATAGGAAAGTCCTGCATGCTTTGTGGACAAGCCGGAATTGCAGGTTCTGTGAC GATGGGAGACTATGTTACTTTGGGAGGCAAGGTAGCAATCCGAGATCATGTTTCCATTTCGTCAAAG GTTCGGCTTGCTGCTAACAGCTGTGTCACTAAAGACATCAGAGAGCCAGGCGACTATGGCGGCTTCCCTGCA GTCCCAGTCCGTGAATGGCGCCGACAAGTTGCCAGCCAGCGCCTGAATCTCAAGAAAGGGGATTCCCAAGAGATTTGA
- the LOC113304352 gene encoding glycerol-3-phosphate acyltransferase 9-like, with product MASQMNSSSSEMDLDRPNLEEYLPTESIQKPHEKFRLCDLLDISPALTEAAGAIVDDSFTRCFKSIPPEPWNWNIYLFPLWCCGVIVRYGILFPIRVLVLTIGWIIFLSAFIPVHFLLRGHERWRRKMERYLVELICSFFVASWTGVVKYHGPRPCIRPQQVFVANHTSMIDFIVLEQMTAFAVIMQKHPGWVGLLQSTILESVGCIWFNRSEAKDREILARKLREHIQEADNNPLLIFPEGTCVNNHYTVMFKKGAFELGCTVCPIAIKYNKIFVDAFWNSKKQSFTKHLLRLMTSWAVVCDVWYLEPQTLRPDETSIEFAERVRDIISVRAGLRKVPWDGYLKHSRPSPKHTEQKQRIFAESVLRRLEEK from the exons ATGGCGAGTCAGATGAACTCGTCAAGTTCTGAAATGGATTTGGATCGACCAAACCTAGAAGAGTATTTACCTACTGAATCAATTCAGAAGCCTCACGAAAAGTTTCGCCT GTGTGATTTGCTTGACATCTCGCCTGCCCTAACTGAAGCTGCTGGTGCAATCGTTGAT GATTCTTTTACTCGATGTTTCAAGTCGATTCCTCCGGAACCCTGGAACTGGAATATATATTTGTTTCCACTTTGGTGTTGTGGAGTGATAGTTAGATACGGTATTCTTTTCCCAATTAG GGTGCTGGTTTTGACAATAGGATGGATTATATTCCTCTCTGCGTTTATCCCTGTGCACTTTCTGTTAAGAGGGCATGAAAGGTGGAGGAGAAAGATGGAA AGATATTTGGTGGAGTTGATTTGCAGCTTCTTTGTTGCATCTTGGACTGGAGTTGTAAAATATCATGGACCACGGCCCTGCATACGACCCCAGCAG GTGTTTGTAGCCAACCATACATCCATGATTGATTTTATTGTTTTAGAACAGATGACTGCATTCGCTGTTATTATGCAAAAGCATCCAGGATGGGTTG GACTACTTCAAAGCACAATTTTAGAGAGTGTTGGTTGCATCTGGTTCAACAGATCAGAGGCAAAGGATCGCGAGATTCTAGCTAGAAA GTTAAGAGAACACATTCAAGAGGCTGACAACAATCCCCTTCTCATATTTCCTGAAGGAACTTGCGTAAACAATCACTACACTGTCATGTTCAAGAAG GGAGCTTTCGAACTTGGGTGCACGGTTTGTCCAATTGCTATCAAGTACAACAAAATTTTTGTGGATGCTTTTTGGAACAGTAAGAA GCAATCATTCACGAAGCACTTGCTACGGCTTATGACCTCGTGGGCTGTCGTTTGCGATGTTTGGTATTTGGAACCTCAAACCTTAAGACCCGATGAGACATCTATTGAATTTGCAGAGAG GGTCCGAGATATAATTTCTGTTCGAGCAGGTTTGAGGAAAGTTCCTTGGGATGGGTATCTTAAACACTCTCGCCCTAGTCCGAAGCATACCGAGCAAAA GCAGAGGATTTTTGCTGAATCAGTACTTCGACGCCTGGAGGAAAAATGA